In Labeo rohita strain BAU-BD-2019 unplaced genomic scaffold, IGBB_LRoh.1.0 scaffold_30, whole genome shotgun sequence, a genomic segment contains:
- the LOC127160185 gene encoding gastrula zinc finger protein XlCGF57.1: MAFIKEESEDLTIEETFRVQHVDAEQQTDLMPLKEECIVPNETEEKEQNEPHHDFIAREESFSRPQTEKTLSQKTDHKTGTKSCFTTFHCEKGFSEHGNLKVHMRVCTGGKPFTCQQCGKSLNRKGDLNRHMRIHAGEKPFTCPECGKSFTQKVNLKIHMRVHTGEKPYPCKQCGVSFNHEGNLNRHMRVHTVGKPFTCSECGKIFNREINFNNHMRVHTGESRFTCQLCGKGFIQKVNLNRHMRIHTEDAPYTCQQCGKTFTQKVNLKIHMRVHTRESHFICQLCGISFIKKGLLNKHMRTHTGEKPYVCHHCEKSFSQKGDLNCHLRIHTGEKPYTCPECGNSFKQSGCLKVHMRTHTGEKPFTCKQCGVSFTHKGNLYRHMKIHTEGKSFTCQQCGNSFNRKGDLQAHISVHTGGIPFTCQQCGKSFTLKGNLNKHMRKLHCVS; this comes from the exons ATGGCGTTTATTAAGGAGGAGAGTGAAGACCTGACGATTGAAGAAACATTCAGAGTCCAACATGTAGACGCTGAgcaacaaacag ACCTCATGCCGCTGAAAGAGGAGTGCATAGTACCGAATGAAACAGAAGAGAAAGAACAAAACGAGCCTCATCATGATTTTATAGCCAGAGAAGAATCTTTCAGTCGGCCACAGACTGAAAAAACTCTATCACAGAAAACGGATCataaaacaggaacaaaaaGTTGTTTCACAACTTTTCACTGTGAAAAGGGTTTCAGTGAACATGGAAACCTTAAAGTCCACATGAGAGTTTGCACTGGAGGGAAACctttcacctgccaacagtgtggaaaaagtttaaatagaaaAGGAGACCTTAACAGACACATGAGAATACAtgctggagagaagcctttcacctgccctgagtgtggaaagagttttacgCAAAAAGTAAATCTTAAAATCCACATGAGAGTtcatactggagagaagccttaccCCTGCAAACAGTGTGGAGTCAGTTTTAATCATGAAGGAAACCTTAACAggcacatgagagttcacactgtaGGGAAGCCTTTCACCTGCTCTGAGTGTGGAAAAATATTCAATAgagaaataaactttaataatcacatgagagttcacactgggGAGAGCCGTTTCACCTGTCAACTGTGTGGAAAGggttttattcaaaaagtaaacCTTAACaggcacatgagaattcacactgaaGATGCGCCTTACACCTgtcaacagtgtggaaagactTTTACTCAAAAAGTAAACCTTAAAAtccacatgagagttcacactaGAGAGAGTCATTTTATCTGCCAGTTGTGTGGAATAAGCTTCATTAAAAAAGGACTCCTTAATAAACACATGAGaactcacactggagagaagccttatgTGTGTCATCATTGTGAAAAAAGTTTCAGCCAAAAAGGAGACCTTAACTGCCActtgagaattcacactggagagaaaccttacacCTGCCCTGAGTGTGGAAACAGTTTCAAACAATCTGGATGCCTTAAAGTGCACATGAGaactcacactggagagaagcctttcacCTGCAAACAGTGCGGAGTCAGTTTCACTCACAAAGGAAACCTTTACAGGcacatgaaaattcacactGAAGGGAAGTctttcacctgccaacagtgtggaaacaGTTTCAATAGAAAAGGAGACCTTCAAGCCCACATTAGTGTTCACACAGGAGGGATTCCcttcacctgccaacagtgtggaaaaagttttaCTCTAAAAGGAAACCTTAACAAGCACATGAGAAAGTTACACTGTGTATCTTAA
- the LOC127160198 gene encoding protein NLRC3-like: MASVKEMLKNSLMDLVKIELKEFQWHLQNDHECISNSEIEEADIFDTVNKMVRCFGPGEAVKIAVDILRKMNQNNLAEQLENKHKQGSTSMDSKTSLYDYTEISLRLKKQLKQNCERILVGNSQKGHQEYLSDIYTDLYVVENETGGRVNEHEVRQIELSHNRSTTTDMPIQCNDIFKVRDMGRQNKKVLTMGIAGVGKTVSVNKFILDWAEGKENQDIVFIFPLPFRRLNLITEEYNLMELLHKCCFSGLKELPSLPEDDGKVMFIFDGLDECRFPLTFNQNDGFTDVGEKTTVSKIVTNLIERHLVPSALIWITSRPAAASLIPRNYIDQVTEVRGFNDEQKEQYLIKNSSPEVAGNIIRHIRKSRSLYIMCHIPVFCWISLTVLQPLLARKSNDKTPTTLTGMYVNFLLSQMQQMETKYSNDPELKAKAWPFDEIILKLGKLAFRQLEKGNVMFYKEDLVECGLNVSEGSVYSGLCTEIFQEERAVSARNIYSFVHLSIQEFIAALYVCLISKDEKGNPFLQSWREKLTQKLSKKPMFQLHKAAVKKALESKNGHLDLFLRFLLGLSLESNQSDLKELLPGLELKTENITDTAKYIKKKIEKEKSVERTINLFYCLTELKDDFEVEIQKNLSSGNLSAQNLSSAQWSGLVYVLLMSEETQEKFELQKYRRSDEALMRLLPVIKNTRRALLQCCNLTSQACESLSISLQLSNSCLRELDLSDNDLQDLGVKLLVAGGLKNPNCKLQILR, encoded by the exons ATGGCGTCTGTTAAAGAGATGCTGAAGAACTCATTGATGGACCTGGTAAAAATTGAACTGAAGGAGTTTCAGTGGCACTTACAGAATGATCATGAGTGTATATCAAATTCTGAAATTGAGGAGGCAGATATATTCGACACAGTAAATAAGATGGTGCGTTGTTTTGGGCCAGGCGAAGCTGTGAAGATTGCGGTTGACATTTTGAGGAAAATGAACCAGAATAATCTGGCCGAACAACTGGAGAACAAACACAAGCAAG GCTCAACTTCTATGGACAGTAAAACTTCTCTTTATGACTACACAGAAATCAGCCTCAGACTGAAGAAACAGTTAAAACAGAACTGTGAGCGGATATTGGTTGGTAATTCACAAAAGGGTCATCAGGAATACCTGAGTGATATTTACACAGATTTATATGTGGTGGAGAATGAGACTGGAGGAAGAGTGAATGAACACGAGGTAAGACAGATTGAATTGAGTCACAACCGCTCTACTACCACAGACATGCCAATCCAGTGCAATGACATATTCAAAGTGCGTGATATGGGtcgacaaaacaaaaaagtgctgACGATGGGAATCGCAGGGGTGGGAAAGACTGTCTCTGTCAATAAATTCATCCTTGACTGggctgaaggaaaagaaaatcaagatatagtttttatatttccacTTCCATTCCGCAGACTTAATTTGATTACAGAAGAGTACAATCTCATGGAACTGCTTCACAAATGCTGCTTTAGTGGCCTTAAGGAACTGCCCTCTCTTCCTGAAGATGACGGAAAGGTcatgttcatctttgatgggcTGGATGAATGTCGCTTCCCTTTGACATTCAATCAGAATGATGGATTTACAGATGTTGGTGAAAAAACAACAGTGAGTAAGATAGTTACAAACCTGATCGAGAGACACCTggttccctctgctctcatatGGATCACATCCCGACCAGCAGCAGCCAGTCTGATACCCCGAAACTACATTGATCAGGTGACTGAGGTGCGAGGATTCAACGATGAGCAGAAAGAGCAATACTTAATCAAAAACAGCAGTCCTGAGGTTGCTGGAAACATCATCCGTCACATCAGGAAATCCAGGAGCCTgtacatcatgtgccacatccccgtcttctgctggatctctCTCACTGTTCTTCAGCCTCTGCTGGCTCGAAAAAGCAATGACAAAACACCCACAACTCTCACAGGGATGTACGTAAACTTCTTACTTTCACAGATGCAACAAATGGaaacaaaatacagtaatgATCCTGAACTTAAAGCCAAAGCCTGGCCTTTTGACGAAATTATTCTGAAGCTTGGGAAACTGGCCTTCCGACAGCTGGAGAAAGGAAATGTGATGTTCTATAAAGAAGATCTAGTGGAATGTGGACTAAATGTCAGTGAAGGGTCAGTGTACTCTGGGCTATGCACTGAGATCTTTCAGGAAGAAAGAGCTGTTTCTGCACGAAACATTTACAGCTTTGTACATCTTAGCATCCAGGAATTCATTGCTGCTCTCtatgtgtgtttgattagcAAAGATGAGAAAGGAAACCCATTTCTTCAGTCCTGGAGAGAAAAACTAACACAGAAACTGTCCAAAAAGCCAATGTTTCAGCTTCATAAAGCTGCAGTCAAGAAGGCCTTAGAAAGTAAGAATGGACACCTGGACCTTTTCCTCCGGTTCCTCCTGGGTCTAtcactggagtccaatcagagTGACCTGAAGGAACTACTGCCAGGACTAGAGCTCAAAACAGAGAACATCACAGACACtgctaaatatattaaaaagaaaatagagaAGGAGAAATCAGTAGAGAGGACCATCAACCTCTTCTACTGTCTGACTGAACTGAAAGATGACTTTGAAGTGGAAATCCAGAAGAATCTTAGCTCAGGAAATCTTTCAGCACAGAATCTCTCCTCTGCTCAGTGGTCAGGTCTGGTGTATGTGCTCCTGATGTCAGAAGAGACTCAGGAGAAATTTGAATTACAGAAATACAGAAGATCTGATGAAGCACTGATGAGACTTCTGCCAGTCATCAAAAACACCAGAAGAGCACT GCTACAGTGCTGTAATCTCACTTCTCAGGCTTGTGAGAGTTTGTCAATATCTCTACAATTGTCAAACTCCTGTCTGAGAGAGCTAGACCTGAGTGataatgacctgcaggatttaGGAGTGAAGTTGCTTGTTGCTGGTGGACTGAAGAATCCAAACTGTAAGCTGCAGATACTTAGGTAA